From a region of the Paenibacillus sp. FSL R10-2734 genome:
- a CDS encoding sugar phosphate isomerase/epimerase, which translates to MKLGIFTKVYIDYELEIALRKIKAQGISTVQFNFANVGLASLPIEISQETISQIKEATINSGVNIAVISGTFNTLELNEEKKVEDLQCFKNVVEAASALSVPYVSISTGSLNQEDYWSPHPDNHTEKAWKLLYESLTWMLKIAEANQVTLVFEPEQANVVSSVEDSLRLLKDLNTPYLKVLYDAANLVTPEDHKNLIGKISKTLTALKDHIAIAHCKDAFVTEEKITFAPIGKGNLPLKEYLNELSEYYDGPVIMHGLGEDDVVYALNYLT; encoded by the coding sequence GTGAAGCTAGGAATTTTCACGAAAGTGTACATCGATTATGAACTGGAGATTGCCTTACGCAAAATCAAAGCTCAAGGGATAAGTACCGTACAATTCAATTTTGCAAACGTTGGGTTGGCGAGCTTACCTATTGAAATTAGTCAGGAAACCATCTCTCAAATCAAAGAAGCAACAATCAATAGTGGGGTTAACATTGCTGTAATCTCAGGGACGTTTAATACGTTGGAGCTAAATGAGGAGAAGAAAGTCGAGGATCTGCAATGTTTTAAAAATGTAGTTGAGGCAGCATCAGCATTATCTGTTCCGTATGTTTCTATTTCTACGGGAAGCTTGAACCAAGAAGATTATTGGAGTCCTCATCCTGATAATCATACGGAAAAGGCATGGAAACTATTATACGAGAGCCTTACATGGATGCTGAAAATTGCAGAAGCCAATCAAGTGACTTTAGTATTTGAGCCTGAACAAGCGAATGTGGTGAGTTCGGTAGAAGATTCTTTGAGACTGTTAAAAGATCTGAATACACCTTACCTAAAAGTTTTGTACGATGCAGCAAATCTAGTGACCCCAGAGGATCATAAGAATCTTATAGGAAAGATCTCCAAAACACTAACAGCGCTAAAGGATCACATTGCCATTGCACATTGCAAGGATGCTTTTGTAACCGAGGAGAAGATCACTTTCGCACCGATAGGTAAAGGAAACTTGCCCTTAAAGGAATACCTAAATGAATTAAGTGAGTATTATGATGGTCCCGTTATAATGCATGGTTTAGGTGAAGACGATGTTGTGTATGCTTTGAATTATCTTACCTAG
- a CDS encoding alpha/beta hydrolase produces the protein MPYFTYDHIQFYYEDDGGNGEPFIFLHGLGGDVNQTFGLMKQSDHIRRISLDFRGHGKTAAFGHVDDFSFKQFAEDVMALAKYLHIQRFNLGGISTGAGVSLHLALRYPASVKKLILSRPAWVDKPQDDLVCEAFSKIHDALQDTDTLTARNLYENSEVYQTMNSLSSYAGESLLGQFNYPYVRETSMKFVKLPKDCPNDDRNAWRNLKMPTLILASQLDPIHPYAYGLLLSEHIPNAQFIEVTSKTINNKQHNHDSYDAIKNFLNKR, from the coding sequence ATGCCTTATTTTACTTACGATCACATTCAATTTTATTATGAAGATGATGGAGGGAATGGTGAGCCTTTTATATTTCTTCATGGTCTGGGGGGAGACGTCAATCAAACTTTCGGTTTAATGAAGCAATCAGATCACATCCGAAGGATCTCACTAGATTTCCGAGGTCATGGAAAGACTGCGGCGTTTGGACATGTGGATGATTTTTCTTTTAAACAATTCGCGGAAGATGTGATGGCTTTAGCGAAATACCTGCATATCCAACGATTTAATTTAGGAGGGATTTCAACAGGTGCTGGGGTGTCGCTTCATTTGGCATTGAGATATCCGGCTAGTGTTAAGAAGCTTATTTTGTCTCGTCCAGCTTGGGTAGATAAGCCGCAAGACGATTTGGTTTGTGAGGCTTTTTCCAAAATCCATGATGCACTGCAGGATACAGATACTCTTACCGCTCGAAACTTATATGAGAATTCAGAGGTCTACCAAACCATGAATTCATTATCCTCATATGCAGGTGAATCCTTACTTGGGCAGTTTAATTATCCATATGTAAGAGAAACCTCAATGAAGTTTGTAAAGTTGCCAAAGGATTGTCCTAATGATGATCGTAACGCATGGAGAAACTTAAAGATGCCCACTTTGATCCTTGCTAGTCAACTTGACCCCATTCATCCATATGCCTATGGATTGTTACTCTCTGAACATATCCCCAACGCTCAATTTATTGAGGTCACTTCTAAAACGATCAATAATAAGCAGCATAATCATGATTCGTACGACGCGATCAAGAACTTTCTAAACAAGAGATGA
- a CDS encoding Gfo/Idh/MocA family oxidoreductase: MNKDNRLLNIGVLGCGQISQAAHFDSIRRSRNANLYAICDVDEYLLQRMNAIYEPEKVYTAYDQMLADPDVDAVVIGIADQFHVEAAKQAVKAGKHVLVEKPLGVSIEEVEELKELVDLTDLKVQVGNMKRYDSGIVAAKDFVEHEMGEIIGLKAWYCDSTYRYTVTENVQPVIIPGKNIKRPAGDPKANKERYYILGHGSHLFDTARFLGGNIVSVKAWNTQKFGAYCWFITAEFETGFVAQLDLTIAVRMDWHEGFQIYGEFGSVVGKTYNPWTLKSSDVEIFKASDNSYHRPLGADGHFYRLQIEGFADSILHNKPGLGATIEDGMATMRAMLAVEESVKTGNTIYLSNVSGPL; this comes from the coding sequence ATGAATAAGGACAATAGATTATTAAATATCGGTGTGTTAGGCTGCGGTCAGATTTCACAAGCAGCGCATTTTGACTCTATAAGACGTTCACGCAATGCTAACCTGTACGCGATATGCGATGTGGATGAATACTTGCTCCAAAGAATGAATGCTATCTATGAACCTGAAAAGGTCTATACAGCTTATGATCAAATGCTGGCTGACCCTGACGTTGATGCTGTAGTCATCGGAATTGCGGATCAATTTCATGTGGAGGCTGCTAAACAAGCAGTGAAAGCTGGTAAACATGTTTTGGTAGAGAAGCCTTTAGGTGTATCAATCGAAGAAGTAGAAGAATTGAAAGAACTTGTAGATCTTACCGATCTCAAGGTTCAAGTTGGAAATATGAAGAGATATGATTCAGGTATAGTAGCAGCCAAAGATTTTGTTGAACACGAAATGGGAGAAATCATTGGACTAAAAGCTTGGTATTGTGATTCCACCTATCGATACACTGTGACAGAGAATGTGCAGCCAGTGATCATACCCGGTAAGAATATTAAAAGACCTGCTGGTGATCCAAAAGCGAATAAAGAGCGTTATTATATTTTAGGTCATGGAAGCCATTTATTCGATACCGCAAGATTTCTAGGTGGGAACATTGTAAGTGTTAAAGCGTGGAATACACAAAAGTTCGGTGCTTATTGCTGGTTTATTACTGCGGAGTTTGAAACCGGCTTTGTGGCTCAATTGGATTTGACCATTGCGGTTCGGATGGATTGGCATGAAGGGTTCCAAATCTATGGTGAATTCGGATCCGTAGTTGGGAAGACGTATAACCCTTGGACATTAAAATCAAGCGATGTAGAAATTTTCAAGGCTAGTGATAACAGCTACCACAGACCGCTCGGAGCAGATGGTCATTTTTATAGATTGCAGATTGAAGGTTTCGCAGATTCTATTCTGCATAATAAGCCAGGTTTAGGTGCAACGATTGAGGATGGAATGGCGACGATGAGAGCGATGCTCGCTGTAGAAGAATCCGTGAAGACCGGAAATACGATTTACCTAAGTAACGTTTCTGGTCCTTTGTAA
- a CDS encoding DUF1801 domain-containing protein, with amino-acid sequence MNQEVIDFIEALKEPWQVELSNTLREVVHQAIPDVQERIQYKKPHFLKNGKYAAAISISKDAVSFVIFNTSELEFPEGMFEGPPERKTLKLRKGDIVEAAQLVTWVSQASASL; translated from the coding sequence ATGAATCAGGAAGTAATCGATTTTATTGAAGCGTTAAAAGAACCATGGCAGGTGGAATTATCCAATACGCTTCGAGAGGTTGTTCACCAGGCGATTCCGGATGTGCAGGAACGAATTCAGTACAAGAAGCCCCATTTTTTGAAAAATGGTAAATACGCAGCAGCCATTTCAATATCGAAAGATGCGGTGAGCTTTGTTATTTTTAATACAAGTGAGCTCGAGTTTCCAGAAGGGATGTTCGAGGGTCCTCCGGAGAGGAAAACACTTAAACTGCGTAAAGGGGATATCGTTGAGGCGGCTCAATTAGTGACATGGGTCAGTCAAGCCTCAGCTTCCCTTTAA
- a CDS encoding helix-turn-helix transcriptional regulator translates to MNINKQFNLIKNQIIKLGIVANSSHNYRTSLLSLLRGAVPFDAACCTHVDPQTLLSTGAVTEDNVESIHPHLFQIEYGEDDVNTYEQMVNSKLLVATIYAATEQQPERSARYRKVLFPAGFGDELRAVLIHGEACWGYLTLYRNADQSEFLQEECDWITSLIPLIAARMRAFSLELPDRNETWLEDHYGSGIAVLSDHLALLSSNPTADRWLDKLRSLEMIDAHVLPRPIRAVSTQALSSPSESVGIAKVCIRMTEGPYLVVRASRLQAYDGQNQVAISFEPARPDDMLPIIAEAYSLTEREQQLLHGVIRGLSTKELASALHISAYTVQDHLKSIFSKSGVSSRRELIWYLHSRYNIKET, encoded by the coding sequence ATGAACATCAATAAACAATTCAATCTAATAAAGAATCAAATCATAAAGCTAGGTATCGTTGCTAATTCATCTCACAACTACCGTACTTCCTTGCTGTCGCTCTTGCGAGGAGCTGTTCCTTTTGATGCCGCCTGCTGTACTCATGTTGATCCACAAACATTGCTTTCAACTGGTGCGGTTACTGAAGACAATGTAGAATCCATTCATCCCCACTTGTTCCAGATTGAATACGGTGAGGATGATGTTAACACTTATGAGCAAATGGTTAATAGCAAACTCCTCGTAGCTACAATATATGCTGCAACCGAGCAGCAACCAGAGCGGAGTGCTCGATATCGAAAGGTTTTGTTTCCAGCAGGTTTTGGGGATGAATTACGAGCAGTGCTTATTCATGGAGAAGCTTGTTGGGGCTATTTGACGCTGTACAGGAATGCAGATCAATCGGAATTCTTACAAGAGGAATGCGATTGGATCACCTCGCTTATCCCTCTGATTGCAGCTAGAATGAGGGCTTTCAGTCTTGAGCTTCCTGATAGAAATGAGACATGGCTTGAAGATCATTATGGTTCCGGCATTGCAGTTTTGTCTGATCACTTGGCTCTTCTCTCCTCCAACCCCACAGCGGATCGCTGGTTAGACAAACTCCGTTCATTGGAAATGATAGATGCTCATGTGTTGCCACGTCCAATCCGTGCTGTAAGCACACAAGCGTTAAGCAGCCCCTCTGAATCTGTAGGGATAGCGAAGGTATGCATTCGAATGACTGAGGGGCCCTATTTAGTCGTTCGAGCAAGCCGTCTTCAGGCGTATGACGGTCAGAACCAGGTTGCCATTTCATTCGAACCCGCGCGACCAGATGACATGCTCCCCATCATTGCTGAAGCGTATAGTTTGACGGAACGTGAGCAGCAGCTATTACACGGTGTAATTCGAGGATTATCCACTAAAGAATTGGCTTCTGCTTTACATATTTCTGCATACACCGTCCAGGATCATTTAAAGTCCATTTTCAGCAAATCAGGGGTCAGCAGCCGCAGAGAACTTATTTGGTATTTGCATTCTCGCTACAATATTAAAGAGACGTAA
- a CDS encoding DeoR/GlpR family DNA-binding transcription regulator, with protein sequence MLKADRQAYILKKVETEGRVVVQKLTQELNVTEDTIRKDLQSLSKRGLLKRIHGGAHSLISDMKDFNTRVEVNSQTKAELAKRACTLIENSKVIFIDGGSTNLKVAENIPEHFDGRIITNSPAIALSLCRLSKASITLLGGDLDKKNQVLFGASTLRAIQQIHLDLTILGVSTLDSKDGITVPSYEESIIKNQLIEQSSMVIAIATKEKLEKISTFFVANVSSLDYLITESTVDNKTIDTYTKLGVHVVTV encoded by the coding sequence ATGCTAAAAGCTGACAGACAAGCGTACATCTTAAAAAAAGTAGAGACCGAAGGCCGTGTTGTTGTTCAGAAATTAACACAGGAATTAAATGTAACAGAAGATACCATTCGAAAAGACTTACAAAGCCTGTCGAAGAGGGGACTTCTCAAACGAATTCATGGTGGAGCCCATAGCCTTATTAGTGACATGAAGGATTTCAATACACGTGTTGAAGTTAATAGCCAAACCAAAGCTGAGTTAGCTAAACGAGCTTGCACGCTTATTGAGAATTCAAAGGTTATCTTTATTGATGGCGGATCCACTAATTTAAAAGTAGCTGAGAACATCCCTGAGCATTTTGATGGAAGAATTATTACCAACTCCCCAGCAATTGCGTTATCGCTATGCCGGTTGTCCAAAGCTAGTATAACCTTACTAGGTGGCGATCTCGATAAAAAGAACCAAGTATTATTCGGAGCTTCAACGCTTAGAGCGATACAGCAAATCCATTTGGATCTAACGATACTTGGCGTATCCACGCTGGATTCAAAGGACGGTATAACTGTCCCTTCTTATGAGGAATCCATTATTAAGAATCAACTCATTGAACAATCATCTATGGTTATTGCCATTGCTACGAAAGAAAAGCTTGAGAAAATTTCGACTTTTTTTGTAGCTAACGTATCCTCGTTAGATTATTTGATCACTGAAAGTACAGTAGATAATAAGACTATTGATACATATACAAAACTTGGAGTACATGTGGTTACAGTATAG
- a CDS encoding saccharopine dehydrogenase NADP-binding domain-containing protein yields MQKKEDIIVVGGYGHVGRTICEILEKKYTGKVFAAGRSLEKAEIFRQSTHGKIKPLQLDINKPLASDLLDRVKLVIMCLDQTDTNLVKACFRSGTHYVDVSANGLFLSKIEAYREEAEQHGACAILSVGLAPGITNLMALEAEKQMDQIEEIEIAIMLGLGDSHGKAAIEWTLNSLGEKFEVKQNDRQVEVKSFTDRKLYHFGDDLGSRHAYRFPFSDQQTLGRTLKASTISTRFCLDSVMITKILAKAKKTGAVRLLKIGWLNRSMVRAMEWLHLGSDRFIVKVEARGRNLEGKRLHAELLLQGTNQSIVTAKVTAAVSMLLYDSPFPGGVYHIEQITDLACIQKELGTTLSLEVQVREQNID; encoded by the coding sequence ATGCAGAAAAAAGAAGATATTATTGTCGTTGGTGGTTATGGACATGTTGGGCGTACGATATGTGAAATATTAGAGAAAAAGTATACAGGTAAAGTATTTGCTGCAGGGAGAAGTCTTGAAAAAGCAGAGATTTTCAGACAATCTACTCATGGGAAAATAAAACCTTTACAGTTGGATATTAATAAGCCATTAGCTTCAGATTTACTAGATCGAGTAAAGCTAGTCATCATGTGCTTGGATCAGACGGACACGAATTTGGTAAAAGCCTGCTTTCGCAGTGGTACGCATTATGTAGATGTATCAGCGAATGGTTTGTTTTTGTCTAAAATAGAGGCGTATCGTGAAGAGGCTGAACAGCATGGAGCTTGTGCCATTCTAAGTGTAGGACTTGCACCGGGTATAACCAATCTAATGGCTCTTGAAGCTGAGAAGCAGATGGATCAAATTGAAGAGATTGAAATAGCGATTATGCTCGGACTTGGCGATTCTCATGGTAAGGCGGCAATAGAATGGACTTTGAATAGTTTAGGCGAAAAGTTCGAAGTGAAGCAGAATGATCGTCAGGTAGAGGTGAAGAGCTTCACTGACAGAAAGCTGTATCACTTTGGTGATGATTTAGGGAGTCGTCATGCTTATCGTTTCCCATTCTCAGATCAACAGACGCTTGGCCGGACACTCAAAGCATCGACCATATCTACACGGTTTTGTCTGGATTCGGTCATGATTACTAAAATACTGGCTAAAGCCAAAAAAACAGGTGCCGTTCGTCTGCTGAAGATAGGCTGGTTGAACAGGTCGATGGTTCGTGCTATGGAATGGCTACATTTAGGTAGTGACCGGTTCATTGTCAAGGTTGAGGCTCGTGGAAGAAATCTGGAGGGAAAGCGACTGCATGCTGAATTATTATTGCAAGGAACAAATCAATCCATCGTCACGGCAAAAGTGACAGCAGCAGTATCAATGCTCTTGTATGATTCACCATTTCCGGGTGGCGTTTATCATATTGAGCAGATTACAGATTTAGCATGTATACAAAAGGAATTAGGAACGACCTTGTCTCTTGAAGTCCAAGTAAGAGAGCAAAATATTGATTAA
- a CDS encoding polyprenyl synthetase family protein codes for MNEKFTDYANTGYPTAEQKAAQYFASLREQFKEKAYVSTLTEDFRLWKKNHIHRRSWLSFLSRGKGKPDSQDYHKYLGWLNQTGKLDDYLDRSVSYLYMRDLGQALDSPNTQTRIKRMVADIRNQMIHQGSTSTEDQSDFMSLTGIYRWAQKEGVETATIWVIDKLKQVSAHLPSEMNPEQAQRKLIKIIIGVILHVMEEVDDEVTPVDRAKRIDEAIRLGYSYGLTYPFIDDLLDSSVLTDQEKEQYSDMIRVAILNRVVPEMGEWSGENLPFIRFVHSELKEAFEYIRGYQRAEMQDAFFEQSFVFFHSQELDRMKDLTNPEYSNEELFIPIILKSSSSRLIVRSVISAPTDDGFDQRTFFYGLYNQLADDFADMFDDMKEGAVTPYTYYLKYRSQRKDLINPFELYWTVISHLIHTVYHSDPKTREVILDRAINGLKRCKERVGTEKYKEIMEIFASGQPEFNRLVQQMVRKADDVDFFDKLLRDQLLLNLKNSKKEKAEFRDTLQKVRDQINSQLLITKPNGMPAMKEMLIDAANYSLEGDGKRIRPILTWVMGVKEYGLDASAIVPLLRSLEYMHTASLIFDDLPSQDNASTRRGRTTLHEVYNSATAELTGLFLIQKSIEEQASLHTFDPKAVLALMQYSAQKAEDTCMGQAMDLNSKGKALTLEQLNMICFYKTGIAFEASLVMPAILAQVKESEILALKKFAYHAGIAFQIKDDLLDLEGDHHLLGKPIGQDVENNNSTFVAILGADGARKEMWEHYCLAMEALKEIPRNIAFLKHLLNYMINRNR; via the coding sequence ATGAATGAAAAATTTACAGATTACGCCAATACAGGATATCCAACCGCTGAGCAGAAGGCGGCTCAATATTTTGCATCTCTTCGTGAACAGTTCAAAGAAAAAGCTTATGTGTCTACCTTGACTGAAGATTTTCGGTTGTGGAAGAAGAACCATATTCATCGTCGTTCATGGTTATCCTTTTTATCAAGAGGGAAGGGGAAACCTGATTCTCAGGATTATCATAAATATTTAGGATGGCTGAATCAAACGGGTAAATTGGATGATTATTTGGACCGAAGCGTTTCCTATCTATATATGAGAGATCTGGGGCAAGCTTTAGATTCACCAAACACACAGACCCGGATTAAACGTATGGTTGCCGATATTAGAAATCAGATGATTCATCAAGGCTCGACAAGTACGGAGGATCAGTCAGATTTCATGAGTTTGACGGGGATCTATCGTTGGGCTCAGAAAGAAGGCGTTGAAACAGCCACGATTTGGGTGATAGACAAACTTAAACAGGTATCAGCACATCTTCCTAGTGAAATGAATCCTGAGCAAGCTCAGCGTAAATTGATCAAGATCATTATTGGGGTGATTCTCCATGTGATGGAAGAGGTGGACGATGAAGTAACACCTGTGGATCGTGCTAAGAGAATTGATGAAGCGATTCGGCTGGGTTATTCGTATGGCCTAACTTATCCATTCATTGACGATCTCCTTGATTCCAGTGTCTTAACCGATCAAGAGAAAGAACAGTATTCTGATATGATACGCGTAGCAATCCTTAATAGAGTTGTGCCGGAGATGGGAGAATGGTCCGGAGAGAACCTGCCGTTCATTCGATTTGTACATTCGGAGCTCAAAGAGGCTTTTGAGTATATTAGGGGTTATCAGCGGGCAGAAATGCAGGATGCATTTTTCGAGCAGTCCTTTGTGTTTTTTCATTCCCAGGAATTGGATCGGATGAAGGATCTAACTAACCCTGAATACAGCAATGAAGAGCTTTTTATACCGATCATTTTAAAATCTTCTTCTTCCCGTTTAATTGTCCGATCTGTAATTAGTGCTCCAACTGATGACGGATTTGATCAACGGACCTTCTTCTATGGGCTATACAATCAGCTGGCAGATGATTTTGCGGATATGTTTGACGATATGAAAGAGGGTGCGGTAACTCCCTATACCTATTATTTAAAATACCGTAGTCAACGTAAGGATTTGATCAATCCTTTTGAATTATACTGGACGGTCATTTCCCATTTAATACACACCGTGTATCACTCCGATCCTAAAACTCGTGAGGTGATATTAGATCGAGCCATTAACGGTCTGAAGCGCTGTAAAGAACGTGTAGGTACTGAAAAGTATAAAGAGATCATGGAGATATTCGCTTCTGGTCAACCGGAATTTAATCGACTTGTGCAGCAGATGGTGCGGAAAGCGGACGATGTGGATTTCTTCGATAAACTGCTTCGGGATCAGTTGCTCTTGAATCTGAAAAACAGCAAGAAGGAAAAAGCGGAATTTCGAGATACGCTTCAAAAGGTACGGGATCAAATCAACAGTCAATTACTGATCACCAAGCCTAACGGGATGCCAGCCATGAAAGAAATGCTTATTGATGCGGCTAATTATAGTCTAGAAGGGGATGGCAAGCGAATAAGGCCTATATTGACTTGGGTCATGGGCGTTAAGGAATATGGTCTAGATGCATCGGCAATTGTGCCTCTTCTGAGATCTTTGGAATATATGCATACCGCTTCACTAATCTTCGATGATCTTCCATCCCAGGATAATGCTTCAACCCGAAGAGGTCGAACAACCCTGCACGAAGTGTACAATAGTGCCACGGCGGAATTAACAGGTCTGTTTCTGATCCAGAAGTCAATTGAGGAGCAAGCGTCGCTTCATACATTTGATCCAAAAGCTGTGCTAGCCTTGATGCAATATTCAGCTCAAAAAGCAGAAGACACATGTATGGGTCAGGCGATGGATTTAAATTCTAAAGGGAAAGCATTGACGCTAGAGCAATTGAATATGATTTGTTTTTACAAGACTGGAATTGCATTTGAAGCTTCACTTGTAATGCCAGCCATTCTCGCTCAGGTTAAGGAGTCGGAAATTCTGGCTTTGAAAAAATTTGCCTATCATGCGGGGATTGCCTTTCAGATTAAAGATGATTTACTCGACTTGGAAGGGGATCATCATTTACTCGGTAAACCCATAGGTCAGGATGTGGAGAATAACAATTCAACGTTTGTAGCTATCCTTGGGGCAGACGGTGCACGAAAAGAGATGTGGGAACACTACTGTCTCGCTATGGAGGCTTTAAAGGAAATTCCTCGTAATATTGCCTTTCTGAAGCATTTATTGAATTACATGATTAATCGAAATCGATAA